Genomic segment of uncultured Methanobrevibacter sp.:
AAGTCAAATAAACACTTTTTTATTCTTATTTTTTAAAATAAACAATTTTAAAGAAATTTTCTATTTTTTTCACTTGAAACATATCTCTTGATTTTTTCAAAATAGAAAAATTTTCATTACACTTGAAATTAATGTCTCACTTTTCATGACAAATCATGAAAAATTTTTTTTCACTTGAAATATATGTCTTGATTTTTCGCGCCGGAGAAAAAATATGTTACAGTTGAAATTAATGTCTCACTTTTCATGACAAATTATGAAAAATTTTTTTCAAATATTTTTTTAAAAATTTTTTTTCACTTGAAATATATGTTATACTTTTCAAATGCTCACAAAAACGTTTTTATTACTTAAAAAATTTACAATTGAAATATTACTTCTTTATTTTTAAAATAACTCCTAATTTGCTTTTATTAAAATTATAATTTTTCATTTAATTTTTCTTTAAATTTATTTAATTGCTAAAAATAACTTTATAAATCGTTATTTATTTAAAATATTTGTTTTTTATTGTTATTTTCACTTGAAATTTAATTTAATTTAATTTCATCAAATTTTTATTTTCACTATTTTGATGATTTTTTCACTTGAAATATATGTCTTTATATTTGAAATGGTTATTTTTCATCTTTTATTTTTATCTTATTTTACAGTCTTTATTTTTTATTTTAATCTATAATTTTTTATTTTTTAATAATTAAATTATTTTTTGATTGTTTTATTTGATTTTAATTAATATTTTTAATTTAATTTTTATTTTCTATTGAAATTTTAATATTAACTTATATTTTTGTAATACAAACCTTTATTTAACACTTGTTTTCATATATTAACACTGGAAATAATACTTATGATTTTTTTTCATAATTTTTAAGATTTTTCTTTATTATTATTTTTTTCAAAAGATACGGTGAGTACATGGCAAATATTTTTGATGACTTGGAGGTAGGACAATCAGTTTTTAAAGATAAACAACCTTTAGATCATAGGTTTTTACCTGAGAATTTACCTCATAGAAAAGAACAAATAACACAAATAGCTAAATATTGGATTGAAGCATTAAATAATGTTACTCCTTCTGATATTACTATATATGGTAAAACTGGAACTGGAAAAACAGCAGCAGCAAAATTTGCAAGAGAACAACTTAATGAAGCAGCATCTAATAAGAATGTTTTTATAAAAGTGGAATATATTCGTTGTACAGATTATACAACTGAATATCAGGTTATTGCACAATTATGTCAAAAACTTGGAAGAAATGTTCCTCATAGAGGTTGGACAAAAGGGGAAGTTATCAATACCTTTAGGGACATTTTTAAAAGAAATGCATTTGGAAAAAAACTTATTTTAATTGTTATTTTAGATGAAATTGATATATTACTTAGTAAAGATGGAGATGGAATTTTATATACATTAACAAGAACTGATAATGTATCTATATTATCTATCAGTAATTATGTTGAATTTAAACAATTTATCACACCTAGAGTAATGAGTAGTTTAAGAGATAAGGAAATTGTTTTCCCACCTTATGGTGCTGATCAATTAGCTGATATTTTAAATGAAAGAGCACATTTATCTTTTAAAGAAGATACACTTGAAAGTGATGTCATACCATTATGTTCAGCTATGGCAGCTAAAGAAGAAGGTGATGCAAGATATGCTTTAGATTTACTTAGAACTGCTGGTGAAATAGCTGATGAAGAAGAATCCAATAAAATAATTGGTGATTATGTAAGAATGGCGAAAGATAGAATTGAACATAATAAAATCACTGATGTAATATTGACACTTCCAACACAACAGCAAAGAGTTTTAGATGCTATTTTAAGACTCACTCAAAATAATGAGGAAATAACTTCCGGTAAATTATATGATACTTATAAAGAAGTATCAAAAGGAGATTCTGTAACTTACAGAAGAATATTTGATTTTATTAATGAACTTGAAATGTTAGGTATTATTTCAACCAATACCATATCCCGTGGACGTGGAAAAGGAAGAACTAATATTATAACACTTCAATGCGATACTAATTTACTTGAAAAAACACTTTATTCCATATGAGCCCATTTAGGATTGTTTTTTATTAATGTTTTTAAAATAGCCATTCTAATTGGAACAGCATTAAATGCTTGATTGAAATATTTATTGTGTTTAGTATTATCTAAATCAGTATTTATTTCATCAATTCTTGGTAACGGATGCATAACAATAACATCTTTACCTTCAAGCATTTTTTTATTAACAACATAAGCTCCTTTTATTTTTAAATATTCATCTAAATCTCCAAAACGTTCTTTTTGAATTCTAGTTACATATAGAACATCTACTTTATCAATAACATCTTCTATATTATCAACTTCAGTATATGGGATATTTTTCTTATTTAAATCATGTAAAACTTCCTGAGGCATTTTTAATTCTTTAGGAGCTACAAAATAAAGTTCAATATTATCATATAATCCTAATGCATTTGATAATGAATGTACTGTACGGCCAAATTTTAAA
This window contains:
- a CDS encoding Cdc6/Cdc18 family protein, whose protein sequence is MANIFDDLEVGQSVFKDKQPLDHRFLPENLPHRKEQITQIAKYWIEALNNVTPSDITIYGKTGTGKTAAAKFAREQLNEAASNKNVFIKVEYIRCTDYTTEYQVIAQLCQKLGRNVPHRGWTKGEVINTFRDIFKRNAFGKKLILIVILDEIDILLSKDGDGILYTLTRTDNVSILSISNYVEFKQFITPRVMSSLRDKEIVFPPYGADQLADILNERAHLSFKEDTLESDVIPLCSAMAAKEEGDARYALDLLRTAGEIADEEESNKIIGDYVRMAKDRIEHNKITDVILTLPTQQQRVLDAILRLTQNNEEITSGKLYDTYKEVSKGDSVTYRRIFDFINELEMLGIISTNTISRGRGKGRTNIITLQCDTNLLEKTLYSI